The Lacipirellulaceae bacterium genome includes a region encoding these proteins:
- a CDS encoding peptidase S10, giving the protein MSRGYLMTLFGGLLCLSFLVSASYADHHKEKQEAKAESETPEKKSDAKKDNDASDPKVTNGSVTIDGQEVAYTATAGKLPQKTDDGKTKADVFFVAYTVESDGPRPVTFCFNGGPGSSSVWLHLGMLGPQRVKLDSDAGRMKPPAELIANPYSLLDKTDLVFIDPVSTGFSRPAKGEKKNQFHGYDEDLKSVGQFIHDYTTKYGRWGSPKFLLGESYGGLRAAGLSGRLQDRYHMYLNGVVLVSAVVDFQTLRAGGNNDIAYGLFLPGYAATAWYHKALPEHLQKQSLEKVVARAEKFASGKYLNALLQGDTLPEEERAKVIKRMSELTGLSEDYLDRANLRVSMHQFGKELLRDRRLVVGRFDSRYTGSDKNSIGEYTGHDPSGAAVFGPFTSAMNQYLREVLEVEEERVYEILTGNVHPWDYSEFTNRYVDATNTLRKAMTDNPYLRVFAACGYYDLATPPYAMEYTRNHLSLPPEYRDHIQLEYYEGGHMMYVHEPSLVKLRKDLLKFYDSALDAEAE; this is encoded by the coding sequence ATGTCCCGCGGTTACTTGATGACTCTCTTCGGCGGCCTACTTTGTCTTTCATTTCTCGTTTCGGCTTCTTACGCGGACCATCACAAAGAAAAGCAGGAAGCGAAGGCAGAGTCAGAAACTCCTGAGAAGAAGTCCGATGCAAAGAAGGACAATGACGCTAGCGACCCCAAAGTCACCAACGGCTCGGTGACGATCGACGGCCAAGAAGTTGCTTACACCGCGACCGCCGGCAAGCTGCCGCAGAAGACCGACGACGGGAAAACCAAGGCCGATGTTTTCTTTGTTGCGTACACCGTTGAGTCCGATGGGCCCCGTCCGGTCACGTTTTGCTTTAACGGCGGCCCTGGCTCTTCGAGCGTCTGGCTCCATCTGGGCATGCTCGGTCCGCAACGCGTGAAGCTCGATTCCGATGCGGGCCGCATGAAACCGCCGGCGGAACTGATTGCTAATCCCTACTCGTTGCTCGACAAGACGGACTTGGTATTCATCGACCCAGTCAGTACTGGGTTTAGCCGGCCCGCGAAGGGCGAGAAGAAGAATCAGTTCCACGGTTACGACGAAGACCTCAAGTCGGTCGGTCAGTTCATTCACGACTACACCACCAAATATGGCCGTTGGGGATCGCCCAAATTTCTGCTCGGTGAAAGCTATGGCGGCTTGCGGGCAGCAGGACTCAGCGGTCGCTTGCAAGATCGTTACCACATGTATCTCAACGGGGTCGTGCTGGTCTCGGCGGTCGTTGACTTTCAAACGCTTCGAGCGGGCGGCAACAACGACATCGCCTACGGCCTATTTCTCCCCGGCTACGCGGCGACCGCTTGGTATCACAAGGCGTTGCCTGAGCACCTGCAGAAGCAGTCGTTGGAAAAAGTCGTCGCTCGGGCGGAGAAGTTTGCCAGCGGCAAGTATTTGAACGCCTTACTCCAAGGCGACACGCTGCCTGAGGAAGAGCGAGCGAAAGTCATCAAACGGATGTCGGAGCTTACGGGCCTTAGCGAAGACTACCTAGACCGGGCAAACTTGCGCGTCAGCATGCACCAGTTCGGTAAGGAGTTGCTGCGCGATCGTCGGCTCGTCGTTGGCCGATTTGATAGTCGCTATACGGGAAGCGATAAGAACTCGATCGGCGAATACACCGGTCACGATCCGAGCGGGGCAGCCGTTTTTGGTCCCTTCACCTCGGCGATGAATCAGTATCTCCGAGAGGTGCTGGAAGTCGAAGAAGAACGTGTCTACGAAATCCTCACCGGCAACGTCCATCCCTGGGACTACAGCGAATTCACCAACCGCTATGTCGATGCCACCAATACGCTCCGCAAGGCAATGACCGACAACCCCTACCTGCGTGTGTTTGCCGCGTGCGGCTATTACGACCTCGCCACCCCACCGTATGCGATGGAGTACACCCGCAATCACCTCAGCCTTCCCCCCGAGTACCGCGACCATATCCAGCTTGAGTACTACGAAGGGGGCCACATGATGTACGTTCACGAGCCCTCGTTGGTGAAACTACGCAAGGATCTGCTGAAGTTCTACGATTCGGCTCTCGATGCTGAAGCTGAGTAG
- a CDS encoding hemolysin family protein translates to MEITLLLLYLAIAIGFSFLCSIAEAVLLSVTPSFLAERRQEETASAKRIIRLKQNIDRPLSAILSLNTIAHTVGAAGVGAQATKVYGDQYVGVISAVLTLLILVFSEIIPKTIGALHWRRLASPVAWMIDWLIILMLPLVWLSEFVTKLLSGSKEQELVTRAEIAAVAELGATAGELRGHETKILRNLLRMEKVTVEDVMTPSTVVIAMEQSQTVSDVAQQIPDLPVSRIPLFDKQRDHCTGFVLRSDLLNAIATGETDRQLNSFTRPLLAIGEDDGITVAFELLLAERAHIAKVVDKFGGFEGIVTLEDVLETLLGLEIVDEYDQTDDMRKLAQEKWQKRSQRQGLSKPE, encoded by the coding sequence ATGGAAATCACGCTCCTGCTGCTGTACCTAGCAATCGCCATCGGTTTTTCCTTCCTCTGCTCAATCGCAGAAGCGGTACTGCTTTCGGTCACTCCAAGCTTCCTCGCGGAGCGGAGACAGGAGGAGACCGCGTCTGCAAAGCGGATCATACGCCTCAAGCAAAACATCGATCGACCGTTGTCAGCCATCCTTAGCCTCAACACCATCGCCCACACCGTCGGCGCCGCGGGTGTGGGTGCGCAGGCGACGAAAGTCTATGGCGACCAATATGTGGGCGTTATCAGTGCCGTGCTCACGCTGCTGATTCTTGTTTTCAGCGAAATCATCCCCAAGACGATCGGCGCTCTCCACTGGCGCAGGCTGGCCAGCCCGGTGGCATGGATGATCGACTGGCTGATCATTTTGATGTTGCCGCTGGTTTGGCTTTCGGAATTTGTCACGAAGCTGCTCAGCGGGTCGAAGGAGCAGGAGCTCGTAACGCGTGCCGAAATTGCTGCCGTCGCAGAATTGGGCGCTACAGCCGGCGAGCTGCGTGGCCATGAGACCAAAATCCTCCGCAATCTCCTGCGCATGGAGAAGGTCACGGTCGAAGATGTGATGACCCCAAGCACCGTGGTGATTGCCATGGAGCAATCGCAAACGGTGAGCGACGTTGCCCAGCAGATTCCCGATCTACCTGTCTCGCGTATTCCGCTCTTCGACAAACAGCGTGACCACTGCACTGGGTTCGTTTTGCGAAGTGATCTTCTCAACGCGATCGCTACCGGCGAGACGGATCGCCAGCTAAATTCCTTCACCCGCCCACTGCTAGCGATAGGAGAGGATGACGGCATCACGGTTGCATTCGAGCTATTACTGGCCGAACGTGCCCATATCGCGAAGGTGGTTGATAAGTTCGGCGGCTTCGAGGGCATCGTCACACTTGAAGATGTACTCGAAACTCTGCTGGGGCTGGAGATCGTCGACGAGTACGATCAGACAGATGACATGCGCAAACTCGCCCAAGAAAAGTGGCAGAAACGCAGCCAGCGGCAGGGACTTTCCAAGCCCGAATAG
- the ilvD gene encoding dihydroxy-acid dehydratase — protein MLNKFSSKITQVKSQGASQAMLYGTGMTEEDMQKPQVGIASVWYEGNTCNMHLLDLAGEVKKGMAEADLVGMRFNTVGVSDGISMGTSGMSFSLQSRDLIADSIETVMGAQWYDALVTIPGCDKNMPGCLMAMGRVNRPALMVYGGTIKPGFTHFTEESEKRDIVSAFQCYGEYLAGKITEEERKEIVKVSCPGAGACGGMYTANTMASAIEVMGMSLPYSSSIPAVDPDKLKECREAGKAIYHLLEKDIKPRDIMTREAFENAIVYLTVVGGSTNAVLHLLAMARSVDVKLTIDDFQAVSNRTPLLADLKPSGRFVQEELHEVGGTPAVMKLLLDEGMITGDCLTVTGKTIAENLAALPALSEGQEVVRPVTNPIKETGHLRIMRGNFCPEGAVAKITGKEGLLFEGIANCFDSEEDMLTALEEKKINKGDVVIIRYEGPQGGPGMPEMLTPTSAIMGAGLGADVALMTDGRFSGGSHGFIVGHVTPEAQVGGPIALVQNGDRITIDAEANTITVDVSDEELAQRKEAWKAPAYKAMRGTLYKYIKNVKSASEGCVTDE, from the coding sequence ATGCTTAACAAGTTCAGTAGCAAAATCACCCAAGTCAAATCCCAAGGTGCCAGCCAGGCGATGCTCTATGGCACCGGCATGACTGAAGAGGACATGCAAAAGCCCCAGGTGGGCATCGCCAGCGTTTGGTATGAGGGCAACACCTGCAACATGCACCTGCTCGACCTCGCGGGAGAAGTGAAAAAGGGGATGGCAGAAGCGGACCTCGTGGGGATGCGGTTCAACACCGTTGGGGTTTCTGATGGCATCTCCATGGGCACCAGCGGGATGAGTTTTTCTCTGCAGTCGCGTGACCTGATTGCCGACAGCATCGAAACCGTCATGGGGGCCCAATGGTACGACGCCCTTGTGACCATCCCTGGGTGCGACAAGAACATGCCGGGCTGCCTGATGGCGATGGGCCGCGTGAACCGCCCTGCCCTGATGGTTTATGGCGGAACCATTAAACCAGGCTTCACTCATTTCACGGAGGAAAGCGAGAAACGCGACATCGTCAGCGCGTTTCAATGTTACGGCGAATACCTGGCCGGAAAAATCACTGAGGAAGAACGCAAGGAAATCGTCAAAGTCAGTTGCCCAGGTGCCGGTGCCTGCGGCGGCATGTACACGGCCAACACGATGGCTTCAGCGATAGAAGTGATGGGCATGTCGTTGCCGTACAGTTCTTCAATCCCCGCGGTCGACCCCGATAAGTTGAAAGAATGTCGCGAGGCGGGTAAGGCGATCTATCATCTCCTGGAGAAAGATATCAAGCCACGCGACATTATGACGCGCGAAGCGTTTGAGAATGCAATCGTCTACTTGACGGTCGTCGGCGGTTCCACCAATGCAGTTCTACATCTGCTGGCGATGGCCCGCTCGGTCGATGTGAAGCTCACGATTGACGACTTCCAAGCCGTGAGTAATCGTACGCCACTTTTGGCCGACCTCAAGCCGAGCGGTCGATTCGTTCAAGAAGAACTCCACGAAGTCGGCGGCACGCCCGCAGTGATGAAGTTGCTGCTGGATGAAGGCATGATCACCGGCGACTGCCTGACGGTTACTGGCAAAACCATCGCGGAGAACTTGGCTGCGTTGCCAGCGCTATCTGAGGGCCAAGAGGTTGTCCGTCCGGTGACCAATCCGATCAAGGAAACCGGCCACTTGCGGATCATGCGAGGCAACTTCTGCCCGGAGGGTGCGGTAGCCAAGATCACTGGCAAGGAAGGCCTGCTGTTCGAAGGAATCGCTAACTGCTTCGACAGCGAGGAAGACATGCTCACCGCCCTCGAAGAGAAAAAAATCAACAAAGGCGACGTGGTGATCATCCGCTATGAAGGCCCCCAAGGCGGTCCCGGCATGCCAGAGATGCTCACCCCCACCAGCGCAATTATGGGTGCTGGGCTAGGAGCCGACGTTGCCCTGATGACTGACGGTCGCTTCAGCGGCGGTTCCCACGGATTCATTGTGGGCCACGTCACGCCCGAGGCCCAAGTAGGCGGCCCCATTGCGCTGGTGCAGAACGGTGATCGGATCACGATCGACGCTGAAGCGAACACCATCACGGTAGACGTCAGCGACGAAGAACTCGCCCAACGAAAAGAAGCGTGGAAAGCTCCCGCTTACAAGGCGATGCGAGGGACACTCTACAAGTACATCAAGAATGTGAAGAGTGCGAGCGAGGGGTGTGTAACAGATGAGTGA
- the metH gene encoding methionine synthase: MPTTSVDHTELLQSLMEERILVLDGAMGTQIQALGLEEADVRGERFADHTKDLKNFSDILCLTRPDDITEIHRRYYAAGADIVTTNTFGASVVGMDEFDLPDSFVEEINAAAVACAVKARDEFNEKTPDRPRFVAGSIGPTTKQTAISTKVDDPAYRGTTFTEMEASYYGQIKALAESGIDILMAETVIDTLNLKACLFAVQRYFDESGSRLPVMVSATFDKGGATFVSGQSVEAFWHAVSHFPMLTVGMNCALGPELMRPHLETLQSVSGCYISCHSNAGLPNEMGAYDLDPAGMAKYVGEFADAGWLNIVGGCCGTSPAHIEAIVDRVKNAKPHQRVKLEPRLRLSGTQPMELRPESNFLMIGERTNVTGSRKFARLIKEENYEEAIEIARSQVEGGANVIDINMDEGLLDSEAVMTKYLRLIAGETDIAAVPVMVDSSKWSVLEAGLQAIQGKPIVNSISLKDGEEEFLQRAKLCRQYGAAAVVMAFDEEGQAATKSDKVRICQRAYKLLTEKIDFPASDIIFDPNILTVATGIEEHNNYAVDFIEATREIKAACPGVHVSGGVSNVSFSFRGNDIVREAIHSAFLYHAVNAGLDMGIVNAGQLEVYDDIDTELKERVEDVLLNRRDDATERLVDFAENIKDKSSGRSASADTQWRNGTVEERLQHALLKGIVKHVEEDTEEARQKYDTCLQIIEGPLMDGMSVVGDLFGAGKMFLPQVVKSARVMKKSVAYLTPFMEAEKEAAGTAGQARGKVLLATVKGDVHDIGKNIVGVVLGCNNFEVVDLGVMVACETILEEAKKHDVDLIGLSGLITPSLDEMVHVAREMSRTEFDTPLLIGGATTSAKHTAVKIAPHYENITAHVLDASRSVGVVEKLINPESRPAFDAENREQQAQLAASFAKRQAVALLPYQESKEKQFRSDWDAIDIPQPAFTGVRRFEDVQLCKLRDYIDWSPFFLTWELKGKYPRIFEDPSVGEEAKRLFDDANELLDQIIADGSLTAKGVYGFWPATSDGDDILVFTDDSRAEVQARFCCLRQQWERKGQDTFYSLADFISPRGNDYLGGFVVTAGIGCDELAAKYDAEHDDFNSILVKALADRLAEAFAEYAHEQVRHEWGYGKNEGFNNEDLIAEKYRGIRPAPGYPSQPDHTEKRTLFDLLDAEKETGVTLTESLAMHPAASVSGLYFAHPEARYFAVDRISKEQVEDYARRKGMSVGEVERWLRPNLGYEA, translated from the coding sequence ATGCCCACTACTTCCGTCGACCACACCGAGCTTCTCCAATCGCTCATGGAGGAACGTATCCTCGTTCTCGATGGGGCGATGGGCACACAGATTCAGGCCCTGGGACTTGAAGAGGCAGATGTCCGGGGGGAAAGGTTCGCTGATCACACAAAAGATCTCAAGAACTTTTCTGACATCCTCTGCCTCACCCGGCCTGATGACATCACGGAGATCCATCGCCGCTATTACGCAGCCGGGGCGGACATTGTCACGACTAACACCTTTGGCGCTAGTGTCGTAGGGATGGACGAGTTTGATCTGCCGGACTCCTTCGTTGAAGAAATCAACGCTGCGGCAGTCGCCTGCGCGGTGAAAGCACGGGACGAGTTCAACGAGAAGACGCCCGACCGACCCCGATTCGTCGCCGGTTCGATCGGCCCGACGACTAAGCAAACGGCCATCAGCACCAAGGTTGACGACCCTGCGTACCGCGGGACGACTTTCACGGAGATGGAAGCGTCGTACTACGGACAGATCAAAGCTTTGGCCGAATCTGGCATCGATATCCTTATGGCCGAAACGGTCATCGACACGCTGAACCTAAAGGCTTGCCTCTTCGCCGTCCAACGCTATTTCGACGAGTCGGGCAGCCGCCTACCGGTGATGGTTTCAGCGACGTTCGATAAAGGCGGTGCGACGTTTGTCTCTGGGCAATCGGTTGAAGCGTTCTGGCATGCAGTTTCGCACTTCCCGATGCTTACCGTCGGCATGAATTGTGCGCTTGGCCCTGAACTGATGAGACCGCACCTGGAAACTCTGCAGAGCGTCTCAGGATGCTATATCAGTTGCCACTCCAACGCTGGCCTACCGAACGAGATGGGCGCCTACGATCTCGACCCTGCGGGCATGGCCAAGTATGTCGGTGAGTTTGCGGACGCCGGCTGGCTGAATATCGTCGGCGGTTGTTGCGGCACCAGTCCCGCGCATATCGAAGCAATCGTTGATCGCGTGAAAAACGCCAAGCCGCATCAACGCGTGAAATTGGAACCACGCCTGCGTCTCAGTGGCACGCAGCCGATGGAATTGCGTCCTGAAAGCAACTTCCTGATGATCGGCGAGCGCACGAACGTCACCGGTTCACGAAAGTTCGCCCGCCTGATCAAGGAAGAGAACTACGAAGAAGCGATCGAAATAGCACGCAGCCAGGTAGAAGGCGGAGCGAACGTCATCGACATCAACATGGACGAGGGACTGCTCGACTCCGAAGCGGTTATGACCAAATACCTGCGTCTGATCGCCGGCGAGACGGATATCGCGGCCGTCCCGGTGATGGTTGACAGTAGTAAATGGTCGGTCTTGGAAGCCGGCCTGCAGGCGATTCAGGGCAAGCCGATTGTCAATTCGATTAGCCTCAAGGATGGCGAAGAGGAGTTTCTCCAGCGGGCCAAGCTCTGCCGCCAGTACGGTGCTGCCGCGGTGGTGATGGCTTTCGACGAGGAAGGCCAAGCCGCAACGAAGTCAGACAAGGTGCGGATCTGCCAACGTGCCTACAAACTGCTGACCGAGAAGATCGACTTCCCGGCGAGCGACATCATCTTCGACCCGAATATTCTTACGGTCGCTACCGGGATCGAAGAGCACAACAACTATGCCGTCGATTTCATCGAAGCGACACGCGAAATTAAAGCGGCATGCCCTGGCGTGCACGTTTCTGGTGGCGTGTCGAACGTAAGCTTTTCCTTCCGAGGTAACGATATAGTCCGCGAGGCAATTCATTCCGCGTTCCTCTATCATGCGGTCAACGCCGGTCTCGACATGGGAATCGTCAACGCCGGGCAGCTTGAAGTCTATGACGACATCGATACCGAGTTGAAGGAACGCGTCGAGGACGTGCTGCTCAACCGAAGGGACGACGCCACTGAACGCCTTGTCGACTTCGCCGAAAACATCAAAGACAAGTCGAGTGGGCGTTCCGCTTCAGCGGATACGCAGTGGCGTAACGGCACGGTCGAGGAACGCCTCCAGCACGCCCTGCTCAAAGGCATCGTCAAACATGTCGAGGAAGATACCGAAGAAGCCCGCCAGAAGTACGACACGTGCCTGCAAATCATCGAAGGCCCACTGATGGACGGCATGAGTGTGGTCGGCGATCTGTTCGGTGCCGGGAAAATGTTTCTGCCGCAGGTCGTTAAGTCGGCACGTGTAATGAAAAAGTCGGTCGCTTACCTCACTCCCTTCATGGAAGCGGAGAAGGAAGCCGCGGGCACCGCGGGGCAGGCGCGCGGAAAAGTGCTCCTGGCGACGGTGAAAGGAGATGTGCATGACATCGGCAAGAATATCGTCGGCGTCGTGCTTGGCTGCAATAACTTTGAAGTGGTTGACCTGGGCGTGATGGTTGCGTGCGAGACAATTCTCGAAGAAGCGAAGAAGCACGACGTGGATTTGATCGGCCTTTCGGGGCTCATTACTCCGAGCCTCGACGAGATGGTCCACGTCGCGCGGGAGATGTCGCGTACCGAGTTCGACACGCCACTGCTGATTGGCGGAGCTACGACCAGTGCTAAGCACACGGCCGTGAAAATCGCCCCGCACTACGAGAACATTACTGCCCACGTGCTCGATGCGTCGCGGTCCGTGGGCGTTGTTGAGAAGCTGATCAACCCCGAGAGCCGCCCTGCGTTTGATGCGGAGAACCGTGAGCAGCAGGCGCAACTTGCCGCGTCGTTCGCAAAGCGACAGGCTGTGGCACTATTGCCTTACCAAGAATCGAAGGAGAAGCAGTTCCGGTCCGATTGGGATGCGATCGATATTCCTCAACCTGCTTTTACTGGGGTGCGTCGTTTCGAGGACGTTCAGCTTTGCAAGCTTCGAGACTACATCGACTGGTCCCCCTTCTTCCTGACGTGGGAATTGAAGGGTAAATATCCGAGGATTTTCGAGGACCCGAGTGTTGGCGAAGAAGCGAAACGCCTTTTCGACGATGCCAATGAACTGCTCGACCAAATCATTGCGGATGGTTCCTTAACGGCCAAGGGCGTTTATGGCTTTTGGCCCGCCACCAGCGATGGTGACGACATTCTGGTTTTCACGGACGATTCGCGGGCAGAAGTTCAAGCACGATTCTGTTGCTTGCGACAACAGTGGGAACGCAAAGGACAAGACACGTTCTATTCCCTAGCAGACTTCATCTCACCGCGAGGAAACGATTACCTGGGCGGGTTCGTTGTGACCGCCGGTATCGGTTGCGATGAGCTTGCTGCGAAATACGATGCTGAACACGACGACTTCAATTCGATTCTTGTGAAGGCACTCGCCGATCGCCTCGCAGAGGCTTTTGCCGAGTATGCCCACGAACAAGTCCGCCACGAGTGGGGCTACGGCAAAAACGAAGGCTTCAATAACGAAGACCTCATCGCCGAAAAATACCGCGGTATTCGCCCGGCCCCCGGCTATCCTTCGCAGCCGGACCACACGGAAAAGCGGACACTTTTCGACTTGTTAGACGCAGAGAAAGAAACTGGCGTAACGCTCACGGAATCGCTCGCCATGCACCCCGCTGCAAGCGTCAGTGGGCTCTATTTCGCCCACCCCGAGGCACGCTACTTTGCTGTCGATCGAATTAGCAAAGAACAGGTCGAAGACTATGCCCGCCGCAAAGGGATGAGCGTGGGAGAGGTCGAGCGTTGGCTGCGGCCTAATCTAGGGTATGAGGCGTGA
- a CDS encoding BLUF domain-containing protein: MSRHHDYRHDRPLSYAIAQSGSTLKTAQEDPDLAMKEHRYSYISHATIEFNPELLQELAASSGERNAREGLTGFLTFHMHYFYQYVEGPETALRSLRERLQKDTRHTIQDELSVQPIESRLFLGWNMKYLEHEQMQTFFTAENLAANLVEDVITPQGGLRSVWEWKVEQIANVVARTMQHV, encoded by the coding sequence GTGAGCCGACATCACGACTATCGACACGACCGCCCCTTGAGTTATGCTATCGCTCAGTCAGGCTCGACTCTCAAAACTGCGCAAGAAGACCCTGACTTGGCCATGAAAGAGCATCGTTACTCGTACATCAGCCACGCCACGATTGAATTCAATCCTGAGTTGCTACAAGAGCTGGCGGCCTCTTCAGGCGAGCGAAACGCGCGTGAAGGACTCACTGGCTTTCTGACATTTCACATGCATTATTTCTATCAGTACGTTGAGGGGCCGGAGACTGCCCTTCGATCGCTCAGAGAGCGACTGCAAAAGGACACGCGGCACACGATTCAAGATGAACTTTCAGTGCAGCCAATCGAATCGCGATTGTTTCTCGGTTGGAATATGAAGTACCTCGAACACGAACAAATGCAGACCTTCTTCACTGCGGAAAACTTGGCTGCCAATCTTGTTGAAGATGTCATCACGCCGCAAGGTGGGTTGCGCAGTGTGTGGGAATGGAAAGTGGAGCAAATCGCGAATGTCGTCGCCCGAACCATGCAACATGTTTAG
- a CDS encoding DUF6498-containing protein, whose protein sequence is MSQWPWPKFPPSAALLLVSNFLPLVGVILWDWSPFIILLLYWLENVAVGVTTALKIFLCKGGEIKERVGTGGFFALHYGIFTLVHGVFVFALGGFVGEEYYGGKIWEHNWWLLGLTAISLVGSHAFDFIYEYLWEGRGRQLSPNQLMWRPYPRMLVLHVTIVLGVFLAMALGGSWAVIALLVVLKTGVDFVLQLVLRVE, encoded by the coding sequence TTGAGTCAGTGGCCGTGGCCGAAGTTTCCTCCCAGCGCGGCATTGTTGCTCGTCTCCAACTTTCTCCCGCTTGTAGGCGTGATTCTCTGGGACTGGAGTCCCTTCATCATCCTGTTGCTGTACTGGTTAGAGAATGTTGCCGTGGGGGTCACAACGGCGCTGAAAATCTTTCTCTGCAAGGGAGGAGAAATCAAAGAACGTGTTGGCACCGGCGGATTCTTTGCATTGCACTACGGGATCTTTACACTTGTGCACGGCGTCTTTGTCTTCGCCCTAGGTGGATTCGTTGGCGAGGAATACTACGGCGGGAAAATCTGGGAACACAATTGGTGGCTGTTGGGTCTGACCGCGATTTCATTGGTCGGTAGTCATGCTTTCGATTTCATCTACGAATATCTCTGGGAAGGCCGTGGACGACAACTAAGCCCCAACCAACTCATGTGGCGGCCCTATCCGCGGATGCTCGTGTTGCACGTGACGATTGTCCTTGGCGTGTTCCTAGCAATGGCACTCGGCGGGTCGTGGGCGGTGATCGCGCTGCTGGTCGTTCTGAAGACGGGGGTCGATTTCGTCCTTCAGCTTGTGCTTCGTGTGGAGTGA
- a CDS encoding family 10 glycosylhydrolase, translated as MLTHIRRSTLLLTTLTAAMVASTLLQAAPAEVRGTWLTTTGPDHIRSGFNTESVTGDLRSIGLNTVYVESWKNGYTNFPSPTLATLTGGPDRSTFLGSNRDLMQETLINAHRNQMNVSAWFEYGFAAQFVGSGGTPSNPLATHMRNQGWLLQDQTGQFANGSNGFAWMNPAVPEVRQFLIDITLEAVERYDLDGIQFDDRLAWPREFGWDPTTAGLYHADTGNLLPLNVNDTAFSNWRQQQVSEFAAELSAAVRSARPDLQLSVSPSIAGFSEPNFNADWTTWVDDDLFDEFVPQVYRSSIGSFNSTIDSQVAPFEPNDLDELIVGIRINGSGAATPAADVLQMINRTRQEGAAGHSLWYSSGVRDLYDDELESFYDVAGEGHADNPNFPTDHRPAPLVASSVGANDWNVNVTEAGRYRVIGRQGGIWKELTVAALDAGTHQLAAANVTQLELLVDRRSSTVLLGDFGDDGNIAGNDFLKWQTAKSLVNPESSLGDANLDGLVDSLDLERWQLNYGWSSSPLAQQTFLVPEPGSIGLFVLGFLAASIRSRSGNLGRGLR; from the coding sequence ATGCTAACCCACATCCGAAGATCTACGCTTCTTTTGACGACGCTTACCGCGGCAATGGTAGCGAGTACACTTCTTCAAGCGGCACCAGCCGAAGTGCGCGGCACCTGGCTCACAACGACCGGGCCGGACCATATTCGCTCTGGTTTCAACACGGAGTCGGTCACCGGCGATCTACGCTCGATTGGATTGAATACCGTCTACGTCGAAAGTTGGAAGAACGGCTACACGAACTTTCCTTCTCCGACCCTTGCTACACTGACCGGCGGGCCTGATCGCTCAACTTTTCTCGGCAGTAATCGCGACCTGATGCAGGAGACGCTCATCAATGCCCACCGCAATCAGATGAACGTCTCCGCTTGGTTCGAGTACGGCTTTGCCGCCCAATTCGTTGGCTCCGGAGGTACTCCCTCGAATCCACTAGCCACTCACATGCGCAATCAGGGCTGGCTTCTGCAGGATCAAACTGGGCAATTCGCGAACGGTTCCAATGGCTTCGCTTGGATGAATCCGGCGGTTCCCGAAGTGCGGCAGTTCCTCATCGATATCACGTTGGAAGCCGTCGAACGTTACGATCTCGATGGGATCCAGTTCGATGATCGACTGGCTTGGCCGCGTGAATTTGGCTGGGATCCGACAACCGCTGGCCTCTATCACGCTGACACGGGTAATCTGCTTCCGCTGAACGTCAACGACACCGCCTTTAGCAACTGGCGTCAGCAACAGGTGAGCGAGTTTGCCGCTGAGTTGTCCGCAGCCGTCCGCTCCGCCCGACCTGATTTGCAGCTTTCCGTCAGCCCGTCGATCGCCGGATTTTCAGAGCCTAACTTCAACGCCGATTGGACGACTTGGGTTGATGACGATCTGTTCGATGAGTTTGTGCCGCAAGTTTATCGCAGCAGCATCGGCTCGTTCAATTCGACAATCGACTCCCAAGTCGCCCCATTCGAGCCGAACGATCTCGACGAACTGATTGTTGGCATCCGAATTAACGGTTCCGGTGCTGCCACGCCAGCCGCGGATGTCCTGCAAATGATCAACCGCACCCGGCAAGAGGGGGCTGCTGGACATAGCCTCTGGTACAGTAGCGGCGTGCGCGATCTGTACGATGACGAGCTTGAGTCGTTCTATGATGTCGCAGGCGAGGGCCATGCCGACAACCCCAACTTCCCGACCGACCATCGCCCGGCACCGCTCGTGGCAAGTTCCGTCGGCGCCAACGACTGGAATGTTAACGTCACCGAAGCCGGACGCTACCGTGTTATTGGCAGGCAGGGTGGTATTTGGAAAGAACTAACCGTAGCGGCTTTGGACGCCGGCACGCACCAACTGGCGGCAGCCAATGTCACGCAGCTCGAGTTGCTGGTAGATCGCCGTAGTTCAACGGTACTGCTGGGCGATTTTGGCGACGATGGCAACATCGCCGGCAACGATTTTCTCAAATGGCAAACGGCCAAAAGCCTTGTTAACCCAGAGAGTTCTCTAGGAGATGCAAACCTGGATGGCCTCGTCGACTCCCTGGACCTCGAACGCTGGCAGCTCAACTACGGGTGGAGCAGTTCGCCACTGGCCCAACAGACATTCCTCGTACCGGAGCCAGGTTCAATCGGTTTGTTCGTTTTAGGGTTCTTGGCTGCTTCAATCAGATCGCGCAGCGGCAACCTCGGGCGCGGACTTCGTTGA